cttgatgataataatcaataatcaattcaccttgactaatgcccaaggtttgtaagacaatgggttcaaataattaggcaaggactcagctttctgcaaaaggtttctgtagctttattcatgagaacgttctggcgtcaggataacaaaacagtcattatatagttcttgcttacttacgcacatgcatttacacacaatctgttggtgacctgcaacccccattGACTTCTCACGCTGTTTATCACattctggctcagcctgttcctttccttcaaggttaggaactctttgaagttttactcccttgaccatctgcttctgtAGTTCTCTATattaattgcatacacacatttctttccctctccagtggttcctggactttccggaactaatcagaccaatcgatccctacattgatcattacattgattattcattaaccatgctgtatgactaataattcatcatggtttattgattcatttacctttattagataattctcttatcagacacacaacaacacagagttacacatggagtaaaacaaacatacagtcaataatatcgtagaaaaataagtctatatacaaagtgagcaaatgaggtgagataagggaggtaaaggcaaaaaaggccatggtggcgaagtaaatacaatatagcaagtaaaacactggaatgggagatttgcagtggaagaaagtgcaaagtagaaatagaaataatagggtgcaaaggagcaaaataaattaaataaatacagtaggggaagaggtagttgtttggactaaattatagatgggatatgtacaggtccagtaatctgtgagctgcactgacagctggtgcttaaagctagtgagggagataagtgtttccagttttagagatttgtgtagttcgttccagtcattggcagcagaaaactggaaggagaggcggccgaaggaggaaatggctttgggggtgaccagagagatatacctgctggagcgcgtgctacaggtgggtgctgctatggtgatcagcgagctgagataagggggaactttacctagcagggtcttgtagatgacctggagccaatgggtttggcgacgagtatgaagcgagggccagccaatgagagcgtacaggtcgcagtggtgggtagtatatggggctttggtgacaaaacggatggcactgtgatagactgcatccaatttattgagtagggtattttgtaaatgacatcgccgaagtcgaggaccggcaggatggtcagttttacgagggtatgtttggcagcatgagtgaaagatgctttgttgcgaaataggaagctaatTCTAGATATAACTTtgggagatgtttgatgtgagtctggaaggagagtttacagtctaaccagacacctaggtatttgtaattgtccacatattctaagtcagaaccgtccagagtagtgatgctggacgggcgggcaggtgcaggcagtgatcggttgaagagcatgcatttagttttacttgtatttaagagaagttggaggccacagaaggagagttgtatggcattgaagctaatctggaggttagttaacacagtgtccaaagaagggccagaagtatacagaatggtgtcatctgcgtagaggtggatcagagactcaccagcagcaagagcgacatcattgatgtatacagagaaaagagtcggcccaagaattgaaccctgtggcactcccatagagactgccagaggcccggacaacaggccctccgatttgacacactgaactctatcagagaagtagttggtgaaccaggcaaggcaatcatttgagaaaccaaggctgttgagtctgccgatgaggatgtggtgattgacagagtcgaaagccttggccaggtcaatgaatacggctgcacagtattgtttcttatcgatggcggttaagatatcatttaggaccttgagcgtggctgaggtgcacccatgatcagctctgaaaccagattgcatagcggataaggtgcggtgggattcaaaatggtcggtaatctgtttgttgacttggctttcgaagactttagagaggcagggaagGATAgacataggtctgtagcagtttgggtcaagtgtCACCCCcaatgaagagggggatgaccgcggctgctttccaatctttgggaatctcagacgacacgaaagagaggttgaacaggctagtaatggggttgcaacaatttcggcagataattttagaaagaaagggtccagattgtctagcccggctgatttgtagggtccagattttgcagctctttcagaacatcagctgactggatttgggagaatgagaaatggggaaggcttgggcgagttgctgtgtggggtgcagtgctgttgaccggggtaggggtagccaggtggaaagcatggccagccgtagaaaaaatgcttattgaaattctcaattatagtggatttattggtgttgacagagtttcctatccccagtgcagtgggcagctaggaggaggtgctcttatgctccgaggactttacagtgtcccagaacttttttgagtttgtgttgcaggaagcaaatttctgcttgaaaaagctagccttggcttttctaactgcctgtgtatattggttcctaacttccctgaaaagttgcatatcacgggggctgttcgatgctaatgcacaacgccacaggatgtatagtatagtgtatagtgcaGCACCATCCTCACCAGCACTTTCTGGATCCCACAGCTCACGTCCCTCTTCCTCATTTTCTGAGTTAGGGGCTGTGTCCTTCCGGGTGCATTTCACTGCAGTGGGACTTGTGGTATTGCGGCTCCTCTCTAtgtgtggtgagtgtggtggatATGGACAGAACAGGGGTAAAGGCCTCGGCCAGTATCTCTAGGCTCCAGGCTCTAGAGGAGGGTTCTGGAGGGGGAGATTGGGAccgagggagatggaggggaagaGCGGGactgagggagggggagatgagaaTTGGGACAGGGAAATGGAGTCTGAGTGTTCAGTAGTAGGGTAATCAGGGTGAAGGGGTAAGCTTATATCTAAGGGAGAGGGTGGATcttcagggagagacagggggtcTATGTTGGACTTAGGGAGGGGAGATAATGAAATGAACTGGGAGAGTAAAGTCAACAAGtgatgagaggaagaggagggtcttGAATAAGAGGGGGAGGTAGCATCTAAAGGTGAGTGTGGGGGAGAATCTGGGTTACTTAGAGGTGGGTTGAGGCACTGAGAGATGGGTGGGGAAAAACCACCATCACCAAATGTACCTGTTTCCTGGCAAGGATTGAATGGGGGCTTGTTTGCACTACCTGTCTCTCGTAAAGACATAACCTTTACGTCAGGCAGACAGTCACTGGAGTTCTCCACAGAGACGTCACATGTTTGTTCCCTCAGCTCCATCTTGGGCTCTGCAACTATATCTGGTGCAGACTGGTCATCTAAAGTGACATCAGTATCTTTAGCAGAAAAATTATCTTCAGTGAGACCAATCTCAGGCGATGCCTCTGACACTGGCTCTTTCAGAGTAACCACAGGAAGGCACTCAAGGGTGTCCTTGTTCTCATCTTTTGGCAGCTGTGGCATCTCATCCTTTTCTGTTTTATCCTGAACGCTGGAGCTTGGGTCTAGATCAGGCACAGGGGGGTCACTAGGAGTTGGTAAGCACAAATACTGGGAATGTTCTTTTTTAGGAGGGAAAATTAACTCCACTCTGATTACAACACAAGTTGCATTGATAACCAGAAGACCACTGCTACCGTCagactctgtgtctctcttgaGCTCCAATCGCCTCACTTCAACATCAAGAGGATAATTGCAAGCATCAGGACTATTTTCTGTACGATCATCATTCAGATTCTTACCTGGTTCGCCGTCCTCCCAGGTACCCATCAAATAGCTAGGTGAGGGATTGTCACTCTTGACTCGGCCAATGTAACTGGGCTCCCTTGACTGACACAGGAGCCAGTACTTGCATCCCTTTTTTCCTGGATACAGGGGATGAAGCACTAACCTGGGTGCTTTCTGGCAAGGCAACTTCACTGTCCGTCGTACTGGGTAGGCTTTAGAGGTCACTTTCCTCTCCTTGAAGCCTTGGTCTGCTCTGAATGGCCCTGAGAAGCTCATCCCTGTGGGCTGCTACTTGCTCACTTCCCATCCAGTCTAGCCCCCCTTCAGTTTAGGTTTGAGATTGCTGTTTCTTATGGAGGAAGGGGTCTGGGCTGAAGCACTGGAATCATGCTGGAGTGATGGCACACCTGAATCAACTTTATCTGCAAGCTTATGTGATTCATTACTGGCACCACACTCCTTTAGACCGCTAGGTACTCTGCTTAACTCACTGTTTGACACAGTTGTTAGAGGGGAGATGGTGAAGAGTGGCAGAGAAAGGGGTTTTAGTGTTTCTTCAGGAGAACTTGGCAACCCTGCCACTCCACCCATGCGAGACACTAAGCAAAATAtggtctcccctcctctccttttctttaGACTGACTTTCCTTTCTGTGGTGGCCCTGGGGTAGGCTGTCTCACTGAGGTTGGCCATCTGAGGCTGTTGTGGGGACTGCAGCAGAGGTGAGAGGCTTTCAGACTGGATTGGCATGTTCTGTGGATGGGCTGGAAAGCCTGTCCATTGACCAACTACAATATGTCCTTGCTGCCTATGCCCTCCAGGATCAGACCAGGTCCTCTGCTTCCACTCTTCTTTCATAAAAtcatctccccctcccctttcccTATGAAAGTCTAGTACTGAGTAGTCTTGCTTCCTCGGAGTAGGCAGTGTGCAGTTTTTGTGTCTGTTAGCTCTCGGATCCCACCCTGCATACACAGAAGCCATGGCTTCTTTAGTGGTATATTTCTCAGCATGTTGCATTACTGGTGAAATGTTATGTGGGGCATTATAAGGTGGACATGGAATGTAGCCTGGCGGTTGACTAAACACCCTCTTCTGGTAGCTTGTCTCATTCTCCTTGGTGTCTGATGGGTATGTTGTATAAGGAATGACCGGGTCAGACAAGCGGTGGCACATAGTTTGCTGTGTgtccctcctctcccactgtcCCCATTGTCTTGGCTGAAGAGATAGTCCGGCCAGATGCATTGCACTTGCTATGAGTTCTGCTCCACTTCTGGTGACCCATGATTCTCTCTCCAGGACTCTCTCACTCTCGGGCGCCCCCTGGATCCCCACCCTCAGCCCTGCCTCCAGGCGTCTCTTCCTAGGGAGTGAGTGGCTGCAGCGGGCCACCCAGGCCTCCAGCTCCCAAAAGTTACTGTCACTCAGGCTTCTCTTGGCTGGCTCCCTCCTGTAGCGGACAGGACTACAGGGCTCCCACTTCCTCTGCCACCCATTCCTCTGCATCCTTCTCTCacactccctttccctctccctagCTGCTGCTCTATGAGCCTCTCCCACCtgccattccctctctctcttctcttgagCCTGACAGTCCCTTAAGCCCCGGAGCTGTCGGGGCTGGCTGTGTAGAGCAAAGGGGAAATGAGGGATAGCGGGCGACAGATATGGATCAGTCCAGTTGGTATAGTCCTGTAGGACCCCTCCGGTCCTAGAACCTGGTACGGTCCAACAACTGGGCTCCCTGCCCTGGTACGGTTGAAAATCTAATGCCTGGTGCTTGTCCTGATATCTGTGGAAATAATAGGGtggggaaaaaaaacatgtagATTACCCCAATACCTAGCTTTGCAGGACACAGTGTGGTAGCATGTTACATGGACACCTAATAACCCATATAGACAATAAAGAAAATATTGCATATAGTAAAGTCACTTGTAAGTGAAATATATTTCTGAATGAATACAAACAACCTTATTTACATGATCTTTATGTGATACTAGGTTTCTTTTTCTTAGGACTATGACTATTCTGCTCGGTTTAAGAACATTCTACTCTGCTTCTGTTTGCCAACAAAGAGAC
The sequence above is drawn from the Salmo salar chromosome ssa22, Ssal_v3.1, whole genome shotgun sequence genome and encodes:
- the LOC106583251 gene encoding uncharacterized protein translates to MYDKFGTVPRRNFAHVYQDKHQALDFQPYQGREPSCWTVPGSRTGGVLQDYTNWTDPYLSPAIPHFPFALHSQPRQLRGLRDCQAQEKREREWQVGEAHRAAARERERECERRMQRNGWQRKWEPCSPVRYRREPAKRSLSDSNFWELEAWVARCSHSLPRKRRLEAGLRVGIQGAPESERVLERESWVTRSGAELIASAMHLAGLSLQPRQWGQWERRDTQQTMCHRLSDPVIPYTTYPSDTKENETSYQKRVFSQPPGYIPCPPYNAPHNISPVMQHAEKYTTKEAMASVYAGWDPRANRHKNCTLPTPRKQDYSVLDFHRERGGGDDFMKEEWKQRTWSDPGGHRQQGHIVVGQWTGFPAHPQNMPIQSESLSPLLQSPQQPQMANLSETAYPRATTERKVSLKKRRGGETIFCLVSRMGGVAGLPSSPEETLKPLSLPLFTISPLTTVSNSELSRVPSGLKECGASNESHKLADKVDSGVPSLQHDSSASAQTPSSIRNSNLKPKLKGG